The Niveibacterium umoris genome includes the window ACAACGCGCAGTACCGCCTGCTCAAGGCGGTGACGCCCGGCCCCTACACCTTCATCCTCGAAGGCACCAAGGAACTGCCGCGCCGCGTGCTGCATCCCAAGCGCAAGACGATCGGAATCCGCTGCCCGTCGCATCCGGTCGTGGCGGCGCTGCTGGGTGAACTCAACGAGCCCATGCTGACCTCGACGCTGATCCTGCCCGGCGATGATTTGCCGCTCACCGATGCCGAGGAGATCCGTGAGCGCCTCGAAAAGCTGGTGGATCTGGTGATCGAGGCAGGTGGTTGCGGCCCGGAGGCGACCACGGTTGTCGACCTCACTGGCGGCGCGCCCGAGGTGATCCGCCGCGGGCTGGGCCCGCTCGGCCCGCTCGGGCTGGACGATTGAGGCGTCTGCTAGACTGCGGTTTTCCAGACACTTAACGGGCCATGGACATCGTCCTGACGATTCTGGTTTGGGCGTTCCCTGTCTTGCTTGCGATTACCCTGCACGAGGCCGCGCACGGCTATGCAGCCAGGCATTTCGGCGACCCGACGGCGTTCCTCGCCGGCCGCATCAGCCTCAATCCGCTGCGCCATATCGATCCGGTCGGCACCATCGCAGTCCCGTTCGGGATCGTGCTACTCAACCTTGTGACCGGCGCAAGCTTTCCGCCTTTCGGCTGGGCCAAGGCGGTGCCCGTTGATTTCGGCCGATTGCGTCATCCCAAGCGTGACATGCTGTGGGTGGCGGCGGCGGGGCCCGCCGCGAACCTCGCGCAGGCATTCGGCTGGGGCCTGATGCTGGGATTGCAGAACGCGCTCGACGGATACGGCGGCGATCTCTTCTATCAGATGGGTGTCGCCGGCATCATGGTGAATCTGGCGCTGATGCTGCTCAACCTTCTACCCATCCCGCCGCTCGACGGTGGCCGTATCGCGATCAGCCTGCTGCCGGCGCCCCTGGCGTATCGTTTCGCGCAGCTTGAACGCTACGGTTTCATGATCCTGATCGCCCTGCTTTACCTGCGTGTGCTCGATTACCTGGTGTGGCCGCTGATCGCACCGCTCAAGGCCATCATCATGGCCCTGACCGGAGCCTGAACGCGTGTACCCGGATCGCGTTCTTTCCGGCATGCGCCCGACCGGGCGCCTGCACCTCGGTCACTATCACGGCGTACTCAAGAACTGGGTCGCGCTGCAGACCGAACTGCCCTGTTTCTTCTTCGTCGCCGACTGGCACGCACTGACCACCAGCTACGACGACCCGAAGGTCATCGCCGAGAGCGTGTGGGACATGGTGATCGACTGGCTCGCTGCCGGCGTCGATCCGAACCAGAGCACGCTGTTCCTGCAAAGCCGGGTGCTGGAGCATGCCGAGCTGCATCTGCTGCTGTCGATGATGACGCCGCAGGGCTGGCTGGAGCGGGTGCCAACCTACAAGGACCAGCAGGAGCGCCTTTCGCACAAGGATCTCTCGACCTACGGCTTTCTTGGCTATCCGTTGCTGCAGAGCGCCGACATCCTGATCTACCGCGCGAGCCATGTGCCGGTGGGTGAGGATCAGGTGCCGCATATCGAACTGACGCGCGAGATCGCGCGCCGCTTCAATCACCTCTATGGCCGCGAACCGGGTTTTGAGAACAAGGCACGCGAGGCGCTGCGGCAGCTTGGCAGCAAACGCGGGCGTTTGTACGAGGAACTGCGCGTGCGATTCCAGCAGGAAGGCGATGTCGAGGCGCTGGAGCAGGCGCAG containing:
- a CDS encoding tryptophan--tRNA ligase, which gives rise to MYPDRVLSGMRPTGRLHLGHYHGVLKNWVALQTELPCFFFVADWHALTTSYDDPKVIAESVWDMVIDWLAAGVDPNQSTLFLQSRVLEHAELHLLLSMMTPQGWLERVPTYKDQQERLSHKDLSTYGFLGYPLLQSADILIYRASHVPVGEDQVPHIELTREIARRFNHLYGREPGFENKAREALRQLGSKRGRLYEELRVRFQQEGDVEALEQAQAVIDECQSLSHGDRERLFGYLEGGGKVILAEPEARLTEACRLGGLDGQKMSKSYNNTIFLREEAASIERKIRTMKTDPARARRTDPGNPENCPVWQFHVLYSDDATRGWVQQGCRSAGIGCLDCKQPVIDAVVAEQSVMSERAQRYLDDPALVRNIIADGCERARKLAQETMRDVREAMGLDYS
- a CDS encoding L-threonylcarbamoyladenylate synthase — encoded protein: MAQYFSLFPENPQPRLLRQAAEIIRDGGLVVFPTDSAYALAGQTGDAHLIDRIRRIRGVDDRHHLTLMVRDLSEIAHYARVDNAQYRLLKAVTPGPYTFILEGTKELPRRVLHPKRKTIGIRCPSHPVVAALLGELNEPMLTSTLILPGDDLPLTDAEEIRERLEKLVDLVIEAGGCGPEATTVVDLTGGAPEVIRRGLGPLGPLGLDD
- a CDS encoding site-2 protease family protein; the protein is MDIVLTILVWAFPVLLAITLHEAAHGYAARHFGDPTAFLAGRISLNPLRHIDPVGTIAVPFGIVLLNLVTGASFPPFGWAKAVPVDFGRLRHPKRDMLWVAAAGPAANLAQAFGWGLMLGLQNALDGYGGDLFYQMGVAGIMVNLALMLLNLLPIPPLDGGRIAISLLPAPLAYRFAQLERYGFMILIALLYLRVLDYLVWPLIAPLKAIIMALTGA